From a region of the Mytilus galloprovincialis chromosome 3, xbMytGall1.hap1.1, whole genome shotgun sequence genome:
- the LOC143069123 gene encoding putative G-protein coupled receptor 75, producing MPYLFESKDMLSGSSKIYNTVTILHMMTPKRNCSQEVSSTTSAFVGTVHTASLAVCTVLIIFVLLMGCIGNSVVIYAAVKKKRIRTNFDVLVLNLTGADFITCTFLAPTYLFLLYSEPPVPKMFCGSVLFLGSASGMLSLFTLVAIALHRLARVVGQASGTLSITRTAIILTMIWIFSFTLSVGGTLHVTHNWNPNQKTCQAIINSSNPQLQNFVLFFVAPVTIVSFVIVALSYIIITIMVHRQTDKLSKTVSTLPCKQCRNLIRQNCPSRKCQTCSNSTFPYRDNKALTMCLVVILLMGLCWGPLIISHFVELATGESITLYQVKLCGIALVFLNSALDPYIYAQHIGKIKQRYSKLFKLVLQCCSNNKAPSRLRATDNRKPKAIGKVGLDSRFNHDTNPGHNSTRELLEECRTKGNIEQTNFHKNLIMHSDIIRNSNCNKGYDIMKTCLVEESIGFINASCSQGSGKDIPSTAEFQ from the coding sequence ATGCCGTATTTATTCGAATCTAAAGATATGTTGTCCGGGTcaagtaaaatatataatacagtGACAATTCTACACATGATGACGCCAAAGAGAAACTGTTCACAAGAGGTGTCATCTACGACGTCCGCGTTCGTTGGAACGGTTCACACGGCCTCACTTGCCGTCTGCACAGTGCTTATTATTTTCGTTTTACTTATGGGATGTATCGGAAATTCTGTTGTGATATATGCTGCAGTGAAAAAGAAACGaattcgaacgaattttgacgtTTTAGTTCTAAATTTAACTGGTGCagattttattacatgtacatttttagcaccgacatatttatttttactgtattCGGAACCACCTGTTCCGAAAATGTTTTGTGGGAGTGTATTATTTTTGGGATCTGCAAGTGGGATGCTTTCCTTATTCACATTAGTTGCAATAGCTCTTCATAGACTAGCCCGAGTTGTGGGACAGGCTAGTGGAACATTAAGTATCACAAGAACCGCAATAATTCTCACCATGATTTGGATATTTAGTTTCACTTTGAGTGTCGGAGGAACACTTCATGTAACACACAACTGGAATCCGAACCAGAAAACATGCCAAGCTATAATAAATAGCAGTAATCCACAACTACAAAACTTCGTATTATTCTTTGTGGCTCCTGTGACAATTGTCAGTTTTGTGATCGTGGCACTGTCGTATATAATTATTACAATAATGGTTCACAGACAAACCGATAAACTTAGCAAGACAGTAAGTACACTACCTTGTAAACAATGTCGAAATTTAATTAGGCAAAACTGTCCAAGTAGAAAGTGTCAAACGTGTTCTAATTCTACTTTCCCCTATCGGGATAATAAGGCGTTGACAATGTGCCTCGTGGTCATTCTTTTGATGGGACTTTGCTGGGGACCGCTTATTATTTCACACTTTGTGGAACTAGCCACGGGAGAGTCAATTACATTATATCAAGTTAAATTATGTGGAATAGCTCTAGTCTTTCTTAATAGTGCTTTGGACCCGTATATTTATGCACAACACATTGGGAAAATAAAGCAAAGATATTCGAAACTGTTTAAATTAGTACTTCAGTGTTGTTCAAATAACAAAGCGCCATCTAGATTACGTGCTACTGACAATAGAAAGCCTAAAGCCATTGGTAAAGTGGGCCTAGACAGTCGTTTTAACCATGACACGAATCCAGGACATAATAGTACCCGAGAGCTTCTGGAAGAGTGCAGAACTAAAGGAAATATAGAACAAACAAATTTTCACAAAAATCTAATAATGCACAGTGACATTATACGGAACTCCAACTGCAACAAAGGTTATGATATTATGAAAACATGTCTGGTTGAAGAATCGATAGGTTTCATCAATGCATCATGTAGTCAAGGCTCGGGAAAAGACATTCCGAGTACGGCAGAATTTCAGTGA